The Phlebotomus papatasi isolate M1 chromosome 3, Ppap_2.1, whole genome shotgun sequence genomic sequence CACTTTGTACTTTTGGAGTGAGTCAATAAATGGAGTTGGAAGGAGAAAGATCGTGGCGTTCTCAGTTACCACATGGCGGTCCTTGCCAATGTGTATGTGGAAGTTGCGTAGACAAATTTTATTAGTGAATCACAGTGGTTTTGCAGTTTTTAATTATGGAAATCATTAACGAAAAGAGCGAAGAAAGAGTGTTTATTGAAAACCGTatcgtaggatttttttgcaccacagcagtgatttttctgacaattttgacaattttggttattaaacagaaaatttgttgTAAAACAAGCGAATTATAAACAATTAAGTCAAAATGGGGGGTAGTGCGAGCCAACCGACTGTGTTATCAGACAAAGAAACTGTCATAATTAATAATGATCAAGCAAGTGGAAGTGCTTCAGGAGACCAGATGTTCGGAAATTCAATCAGAACGTTAGAAACTCTACTCGTTTTCGTGGTCATAGCAATGATCTGCGTTGCCTTGTATTACTTAtagaaaaagatgaaaaaagacATAGTGAAAGAACTAAATCGACATTTAAAGAGAGAAATTAGCCCTCAAGTTCCAAGTGTGGTGTAAATGGAGTTGAAAGGAGAAAGATCGTGGCGTTCTCAGTTACCACACCTGAAttgaaaagtagcccgatcttaaaagagccgaattagcgagagtctactgtatgaagATATCTCCATCCAAatcagagatattgcgtactacggacggccggccggacccgaaattgccggcttatgattttcggcatcagggatgttccaAACAtctaccctgtgaatttcagctcgatcggagcactttgagaaaatccgacgattacaataggtgtgattatgaaggaatcacacctaattcaCCACGGCGGAGAGTGTAAACTGTTTTTGATTTTCTGTGGATTTTCGGTGAttttggggggaaaatgagTGAAGAAGTCCAGAAACACTCTGTCCACACCTTGGTCTTTCGCTCCCTCAAACGTACACATGATATGTTCCTGGCAAATCAGACTTTTCTGCCGATTCTCAAGGATGACACCGCGTAAGTGACCATAACCTCACTTTCTGATGTTTTTGAACGTTTAGGGCGGAGGCTGTGTGGATGTTGACAGAACGTCcggcctaaaaaattaaaaagaagaagaagaagaagaagaagtttaGGGCGGCTTTTAATTGAGTTTTGGGGCTTTTCCAGGGAGAAAATCCGGAGGGCAGTGAAAGCTAGGGATTGCTATGGATTGGTGTTTGACCGGGTGCAGACGGTAAAGGCACAGAAGGCAAATCACGATGGTGGGAATGTTCATCAGGCTCATCCGGAGGAAAATTTAGCCATCACAGCAGCTCCTTCGGCAAATTCTCAGTCCTCTGCCCTCGTGCCAGTGACCCAGAGCACCCCATTCTCTCAGCCACCGACTGGACAGATGCAGCTGATCCCTAAGAAAGCGCCTACGATACCCAAACCAAAATGGCATCCACCTTGGAAGCTCTATCGGGTGATTTCTGGGCATTTGGGTTGGGTTAGGTGCGTGGCAGTGGAACCGGGGAATGAATGGTTTGCTACAGGAGCGGCAGATCGGGTAATTAAGATCTGGGACCTGGCCAGTGGGAAGCTAAAGCTGTCTCTGACAGGGCATGTAAGTACAGTCCGGGGATTGGCAGTCAGTGTCCGTCATCCGTATTTGTTCAGCTGTGGAGAGGATCGACAGGTGAAATGTTGGGATTTGGAGTACAATAAAGTCATTAGGCATTACCATGGTCACCTCTCAGCTGTGTATTCCATGGCCCTGCATCCGACAATTGACATCCTCGCGACAGCCGGAAGGGACTCAACCGCCAGGATCTGGGACATGCGAACCAAGGCAAATATCCACACATTGACAGGACACACGAACACCGTGGCCAGCGTTGTCGCCCAGACGGCCAATCCGCAAATAATCACCGGCAGTCACGATTCTACGATCCGGCTCTGGGACCTGGCAGCCGGAAAGAGCGTCTGCACCCTGACCAATCACAAAAAGAGCGTCCGGAGCGTAGTAATCCATCCCACTCTGTACATGTTCGCCTCAGCCTCCTCCGACAACATCAAACAGTGGCGCTGTCCGGAAGGGAACTTCATCCAGAACCTCACCGGTCATTCAGCCATCATCAACTGCATGGCAGTCAATCCCGAGGGTGTCCTGGTCTCCGGCGGTGACAATGGCACCCTCCATTTCTGGGACTGGCGAACGGGCTACAActtccaacgagcccaagcTCCCGTCCAACCCGGATCCATGGACAGTGAAGCAGGAATTTTTGCCATGTCCTTCGACCAATCCGGCTCCAGGCTCATCACAGCCGAAGCCGACAAGACCATCAAGGTCTACCGCGAAGATGATGAAGCCACAGAAGATTCCCATCCGATCAATTGGCGCCCCGACATCATCAAACGACGCAAATTCTAACACATTTCACTATTtatcattctttttttcttcaaaaaaaaaaaaaagttttacataaaatttttcatgtttttctttaatttttttgttataccTTTTTAAATTCCGAAATaacgatactttttttttgttcagagACCGAAAGGGCTCATAACATTTGTcctaaatattcaatttttccttttttttcttcttcttcatttaatcATTTCTCCTCAAGCCCACCACGaatttttgctaaatattttctcttttgtTCTTCTCCTAAAACTCCTACAAAATTCTTGTGTCcacagaaaagaaaaataaatatcaaggaaaaaaaaaccataaaggattttttttgattAGCCCTCTCAGCTAAAAGGGATTCCTTCActgaaactattttttattttggaggATTTTGAGGATGGTTATTGGGTTTTCTACTGATTAAGTTCCACTcttgaaatatattgaatagATTTTTAAAGTTGGCGTTTGATAAAAAGATAATATCTGAGGGGTACTTCATTGCACAAGAAAAAGTCCTGTGAGAAACTGAGTTTCGTCAAGTCAATAAAAACACGACGGAATTATAGTCTTTTACACTGTTTCTATGTTTTTAGCTTTTTTCCGAAGTTCTATAAAAAAGCACTCACAACAACTCTTGTTTCggaaacatgttttcgaaacttcgCCATGAAACATATTTGAAACAATTTGCTTTATGAGGAATTCATCTTAATGCCTGTACACATtgaaagcaattttcatcaaaaattgctttttttaaggaaatcgcCTGCACCGATGTAGATAGAAACgctaaaattctgtcaaaaatgtattttttgacgaaaattgtttctgTATAAACCTTTACACATCTTGTTTATCAGAATTAAACCCGAAGTCCAAGAAAACATGAAAAGAATTTTCCAAGGGAttactcaagatcgaaaatttgtgtccatattccaTTATTCCATGCGATTCCAATGATATTCCGTTGTGATTCCAATAATTCTAAGTGTGATTCTCTTAATGATTGAAACTCGGTATTCCATGTTCCatgattctcaattattccaatttGTGATTCAGTTTATTCCGATGTTCAAATTTCTCTTatttgagaataatttttcatattgttatttaggattaattttgtttgttatttttggCTATGCAAGTCCTCCTATTGGGTTCTATAGACTGAACCGGGaagtcaaaaaatattgcaGGTTGCGTTTTGACAAATAACACTCTGAAAAAAGTCtgttcaaataatttcgtcagatatctttaagatttctgcagagaATATCTACAACTCTGCGGAAAATGTGCCGATAAATCCTTAGATATTCTTGCGAATTTTATTTAGGCCAGGGACCAAATTCGTCAGAAAGTTTCTGCAGATTCTCTGACGAATCTCtctgcatactctgacgaatgcTTGCCAACAATTTGCCGAttacttgtaatttttttttttaaatattatgtatgagcattatgcccaacgcacaataacttttgtttgtaaatatgtttttaaaatttcccttaagatagagcgagatgactagatatagatctcactcactctcattgaaacgtcaaaaacatgcttactaaataaaagttattgtgcgttgggcattatagtttcttttccaaaaccggttttgcttaaaaaaaaaattagaagtataaaaaataattagaatcaattatcaatatgagaatttaaaaattcgtcattttttagcttaaatatttactactccctccgttccgaaataagtcgtacgtttggcgcaaaattagggattaaggaatggtttcaaagaatgtttttgttatttgcaaatatcttatgtatgaactgtcctccatgttcagggataatatggggatcctatcacgatgatAAGTTAAGGAATCgttatgttgaagttgtccatttttcgcgtttttttcaaagagctccggtagagagttaattactaaaaaatggactgtgattaacattacaggatagaatttgtactaaatttttagtatgcacaagtagagcTCAACATTTATTACcgatattggatttttttattgctcaaattttgcagaatgagcaataaaaagaacataattttttatgtgttcgaatagctgaatgcaaaatggtgagagatagggacttgggaccttcgggggacccccccataagttgaccctgggaccatttatatgtttctctaaaacatacccagaattgaagaaaacaatcgcacgacgtgttttcgagcaatcccaaaaaacatgattttggaggggaagggaaggagtgggggcaaaataaaggacgtattaatggtcccagggtcaacttatgggggggtcccccgaaggtcctaagtctctatctctcaccattctgcacctattttagattgaaaataaaacgccaaaaaaataagacatttttaagacattcgttcctcaacttaccatcaagactggaccccaattttagtactggacattagctatagttctttacaagagataattgttgatacacaaaacatttaccaacaaacttttccttaatcccaatttttcccaaacgtatgacttatttcggaacaagaatttttcccaaacatacgacttatttcggaacggagggagtatttagcaaataaaaaaatatcctaaattccttcaaccttctacttctATTACGTAAAaacatcagaaaaaaataactttagtcaggaaaaaaaatttttttttatgagacACCCGTGTTCCAATCGTGTTTAAAGGGCTATGAACGAGACGCTTTTCagtgaccgaaaatcaacaataacagtgaaataaaacaaaagcaaTGAAATGTCTTACATCTGACCTTAGAATATCCAACAGATAAGGACAAaaagagcttaaaaatttaaattttctgactgtatcaatgaatgataattttcactctaatgaaaaatattatttatattccaaaaaaaaaaagatttgcttaaaaagttagaaatataaaaaaaatgaataaaaaatcactCATCAATACGGTAATTTGAAAGTTCGTCACTTTTGATCTTAAAAATTGACTAATTCCACAACTATGGATACTGACCCTTCCTATTCCCAAAACTAAATCCTCATTGGATATTCCGCTAGGTTGAACACATATAGTCAGGCCGATCCTCGatgaatatttagcctgtaaaatttgtcagtaaagATTTATACCAAAGTATCATACACTGGGGACTCAGGATCATTAATAAAAggtcttttgcataaatttcctcaaGGATCAACTTGAGTTTATTTGTCACTTATAagtcagtaggggaaagcgcccatGCTTCTTACGATCCCATGTGTTACTAATACGATGTGTTACTGATTGCAAATTCGTGAGATTTTTTCCGTTCTGGCAACGTACTTAATTCCGGAACCTCCTGAATTTGTAATTGAAATAACGAATAGCTTggccaactttttttttatttcaacaggGCTTTTTTGATtggaaaaaacttaattttactgGTTCCTGtagaaaattcgtaattttccGACTACGTTtccgattttctttttttttcattgatatttttgcaatttttatccaTATTTCTCTCCATGTTTTCGGTTGTGTTCTCAATTTTAGGAGGTAACTTAGCGATCATTACCAGGTTTAATTAGTCTTCACGGTGTAAATCatgaacgtaattttttttcacaaaatcacgtttgtaataaaaaaaaactctcaattATGGGGAAGTAGGACACTTTCGGAGaagctttaaaattggatttttttcttctacttttaAATAGAATGGAGCCTTATCGTAATGTAATATAGCTTCATAATTGgtttgtggaactaaattatatcataaggcccagtttcatttaaagatagaaaatttcgaaactgccccaattcaaag encodes the following:
- the LOC129807850 gene encoding pleiotropic regulator 1, whose product is MSEEVQKHSVHTLVFRSLKRTHDMFLANQTFLPILKDDTAEKIRRAVKARDCYGLVFDRVQTVKAQKANHDGGNVHQAHPEENLAITAAPSANSQSSALVPVTQSTPFSQPPTGQMQLIPKKAPTIPKPKWHPPWKLYRVISGHLGWVRCVAVEPGNEWFATGAADRVIKIWDLASGKLKLSLTGHVSTVRGLAVSVRHPYLFSCGEDRQVKCWDLEYNKVIRHYHGHLSAVYSMALHPTIDILATAGRDSTARIWDMRTKANIHTLTGHTNTVASVVAQTANPQIITGSHDSTIRLWDLAAGKSVCTLTNHKKSVRSVVIHPTLYMFASASSDNIKQWRCPEGNFIQNLTGHSAIINCMAVNPEGVLVSGGDNGTLHFWDWRTGYNFQRAQAPVQPGSMDSEAGIFAMSFDQSGSRLITAEADKTIKVYREDDEATEDSHPINWRPDIIKRRKF